In one Deltaproteobacteria bacterium genomic region, the following are encoded:
- the amrB gene encoding AmmeMemoRadiSam system protein B: MARAGTLAAVFVLSFCVTLHYPLPAEGASVREPAWAGSFYPSDAQELNGMIQGLMEEGKEVPLQSKRIAGIIAPHAGYVYSGRTAARAYREIRGNRYDLVVLLGPSHFLRVQRAAIMLEGAFRTPLGLVNIDSRAARDIQSRSPGLFESSPALFVREHSLEVQLPFLQVALGDFSFVPIEVNAIERSLLEKVADAIFSAVRGRRVLVVASTDLSHYKSRSAGEVLDGVFRKRVQDLDDGGLIRDLKEGKCEACGGAASVLALMLWKRLGAASVYITGYADSGDATGDTASVVGYVSAIALKSGEKTSQRRGTMKEGELGGTGYLSEGEKRELLAIARKTINEFVQMGNIPDVEVSSEKLKAPGAAFVTIEKGGKLRGCIGYTKAHYPLYRTIMECAVSSATEDPRFPPLTPPELASIRVEISVLTPLEKVEDISGIEVGRHGLMVSRGHKRGLLLPQVAVKNGWDVETFLSQTCVKAGLPSLAWKKEVDIYSFEAEVFGDDENR, encoded by the coding sequence ATGGCGAGGGCGGGGACATTGGCCGCAGTTTTTGTCCTGTCGTTTTGTGTAACCCTCCATTACCCCCTTCCTGCGGAAGGTGCTTCCGTGAGGGAGCCCGCCTGGGCCGGCTCTTTTTATCCCTCCGATGCGCAAGAACTGAACGGTATGATACAGGGCCTCATGGAGGAGGGTAAAGAGGTTCCCCTGCAGAGCAAGAGGATTGCCGGTATTATCGCTCCCCATGCGGGATACGTCTACTCCGGGAGGACTGCCGCGAGGGCCTACAGGGAGATAAGGGGAAACCGCTATGACCTCGTCGTTTTACTGGGGCCCAGCCACTTCCTTCGCGTGCAAAGGGCCGCGATCATGCTCGAGGGAGCATTCAGGACCCCCCTCGGGCTGGTGAACATCGACAGCCGCGCTGCTCGCGATATCCAATCCCGCTCTCCCGGCCTGTTTGAAAGTTCCCCCGCGCTCTTTGTGAGGGAGCACTCCCTCGAAGTGCAGCTTCCCTTTCTTCAGGTAGCTCTCGGTGACTTTTCCTTCGTTCCCATCGAAGTGAACGCGATCGAGAGGAGCCTGCTGGAAAAGGTAGCCGACGCTATTTTCAGCGCGGTACGGGGGAGAAGGGTCCTCGTCGTGGCGAGCACTGACCTCTCACATTACAAGAGCCGGAGCGCGGGGGAAGTCCTCGATGGCGTGTTCAGGAAAAGGGTGCAGGATCTAGACGACGGCGGGCTCATCCGTGATCTCAAGGAAGGGAAGTGTGAGGCATGCGGAGGCGCCGCGTCGGTGCTGGCACTCATGCTGTGGAAAAGGCTGGGAGCCGCGTCGGTATACATCACGGGGTACGCAGATTCCGGGGATGCAACGGGAGATACCGCATCGGTGGTTGGCTATGTATCGGCGATCGCACTGAAAAGTGGTGAGAAGACTTCCCAAAGGAGGGGAACGATGAAGGAAGGGGAACTTGGCGGCACCGGTTACCTGAGCGAAGGCGAGAAAAGGGAACTCCTCGCAATAGCCAGGAAAACCATCAACGAGTTCGTTCAAATGGGGAATATTCCCGATGTCGAGGTTTCGAGCGAGAAATTGAAAGCCCCCGGCGCGGCATTCGTCACGATAGAGAAAGGGGGAAAACTCCGGGGTTGCATAGGGTACACGAAGGCTCACTATCCCCTCTACCGGACGATCATGGAGTGCGCCGTCTCATCCGCTACTGAGGATCCACGGTTTCCGCCGCTCACACCCCCGGAACTTGCGAGCATACGTGTCGAGATATCCGTGCTCACTCCGCTTGAAAAGGTTGAGGATATATCGGGCATTGAGGTGGGCAGGCACGGCCTCATGGTCTCGAGAGGGCACAAAAGGGGTCTGCTTCTTCCGCAGGTGGCAGTAAAAAACGGATGGGACGTCGAAACGTTTCTCTCCCAGACCTGTGTCAAGGCGGGGCTTCCCTCCCTTGCCTGGAAAAAGGAAGTTGACATTTATTCCTTCGAGGCGGAAGTATTCGGTGATGATGAGAACCGGTGA
- a CDS encoding AMP-binding protein, with product MLVGDILEHNARVFPEKEAVVCDDEVLTYRQLKKRVDYLTALFREMGVRRGEPVAVLTRNSPRYVEILFALAGMGAITSPLNFFLLPPELIRILQDLEPRFLFFEKKFVDSVDAIKEYCPYLEKLVCIDGDVSGYPPLAALMGRGYRSGAAGDFLDESDVAFISYAGSIGKNPKGAQLTHRNLMCASYFSALELNISRSDVYLSTASLPFLAGAGRMMKFFLPGAKVVIMRIFEPELALKLIEKHRVTQLLLVPQMMAQLASEARKGKHDISSLKKISYSGIIPVDPLLLKEAMSIFHCGFVQSFAQVESSGNISFLNVNEEMGRDDAVGLRRLSSIGKEAVGIRVKVIDSSGVEIVPNMVGELAVRGPTVMKGYYNDPYLTAEKVKNGWLYTGHIASIDEGGYIYVIDRLRDIIIRGGVPVDPAEVEEILLEHGAVDDVSVISKPDYECGEVPVAIVVLKEGATIEKSEILAYARSNMAPFKVPASIEYTESLPRNSQGKILKARIKEDMKGRGFLHDKSTGDAAAIASADPSKAQ from the coding sequence GTGCTAGTAGGAGATATCCTCGAACACAATGCCCGTGTTTTTCCCGAAAAAGAGGCGGTCGTCTGCGACGATGAGGTGCTGACATACAGGCAGCTGAAAAAGAGGGTGGATTATTTAACCGCTCTCTTCCGTGAGATGGGGGTCCGGAGAGGCGAACCCGTGGCGGTTCTCACCCGGAATTCCCCCCGGTACGTGGAGATACTGTTTGCGCTTGCGGGAATGGGGGCGATCACTTCCCCGCTCAACTTTTTCCTCTTGCCCCCGGAACTGATCCGGATCTTGCAGGACCTTGAACCGAGGTTCCTTTTCTTTGAAAAAAAGTTCGTGGACTCGGTAGATGCAATAAAGGAATATTGCCCTTACCTGGAGAAATTGGTTTGTATAGACGGGGATGTGTCCGGCTATCCTCCCCTGGCTGCCCTCATGGGGAGGGGGTACCGAAGCGGCGCCGCAGGAGATTTTTTGGATGAAAGCGATGTGGCGTTTATCTCTTATGCAGGGTCAATCGGGAAAAACCCCAAAGGGGCGCAGCTCACCCACAGAAATCTTATGTGCGCCTCTTACTTCTCCGCACTGGAACTGAACATCTCACGCAGTGATGTGTACCTGTCAACGGCTTCGCTCCCCTTCCTTGCCGGTGCGGGGAGGATGATGAAGTTTTTCCTCCCCGGCGCAAAAGTGGTAATCATGAGGATTTTTGAGCCGGAACTGGCACTGAAGCTCATTGAGAAGCATCGCGTTACGCAGCTGCTCCTCGTTCCGCAGATGATGGCACAACTCGCCTCCGAGGCGAGAAAAGGTAAACACGACATCTCTTCTCTGAAAAAGATTTCCTACAGCGGTATCATCCCGGTAGACCCCTTACTTCTCAAAGAAGCGATGTCGATATTTCATTGTGGCTTCGTCCAGTCCTTTGCACAGGTTGAATCGTCGGGGAACATAAGTTTCCTCAACGTAAACGAAGAAATGGGGAGGGACGACGCTGTTGGTTTGAGGAGGCTTTCCTCGATCGGCAAGGAGGCGGTCGGGATTCGCGTAAAGGTCATCGATTCTTCGGGGGTGGAAATCGTGCCGAACATGGTGGGAGAGCTTGCAGTCAGGGGACCCACCGTTATGAAAGGTTATTACAATGACCCCTATCTTACCGCGGAGAAAGTTAAAAATGGCTGGCTTTACACCGGTCACATAGCTTCGATTGATGAGGGTGGCTATATTTACGTCATCGACAGGCTGCGGGATATCATAATCAGGGGAGGAGTCCCCGTTGATCCCGCTGAAGTCGAGGAGATACTCTTAGAACACGGAGCCGTCGATGATGTTTCGGTCATCTCAAAACCCGATTACGAATGTGGTGAGGTGCCGGTGGCGATAGTCGTGCTCAAAGAGGGGGCTACCATCGAAAAGAGCGAGATTCTCGCATATGCCAGGAGCAATATGGCGCCTTTCAAGGTCCCCGCTTCCATCGAGTACACCGAGAGTCTGCCGAGAAACAGCCAGGGGAAAATTCTCAAAGCGAGAATCAAGGAAGATATGAAAGGGCGTGGTTTCTTACACGACAAGTCAACTGGCGACGCGGCAGCCATTGCGTCAGCTGATCCTTCTAAAGCTCAGTGA
- a CDS encoding DUF362 domain-containing protein, protein MGSRVAEISVKSPKKAASYDPRDMSVALKRGLEMLSGMGWKKYLASRFGKRARVSIKVNCLGVPGIQTRMAVAYGIADLLVQAGLSESNVTVWDRQNDELVRAGFRLNYSSSGIRCFGTDTYGVGYESKLTVNGEVGSLLSRILTRMSDFVISVPVLKDHILCGYTGTMKNFFGAIHNPNKYHMNGCTPYILDLFSAPVVKNRVVLSILDGTFVQCNGGPSFNARWREEGRVLYVAEDPVSLDQAGYEKLEELRRSRGLPSLREEKRFPQYIFDAALPPYELGVAGEGVETVREVVGL, encoded by the coding sequence ATGGGATCCAGAGTTGCGGAAATCAGCGTCAAGAGCCCCAAAAAGGCAGCTTCCTATGATCCCCGGGACATGTCGGTTGCTTTGAAAAGAGGGCTGGAAATGCTCTCCGGAATGGGGTGGAAAAAGTATCTGGCATCCCGCTTCGGAAAGAGGGCGAGAGTTTCCATCAAGGTAAATTGTCTCGGAGTGCCCGGTATACAGACGAGGATGGCAGTGGCGTACGGAATCGCCGATCTGCTGGTGCAGGCGGGGCTCTCCGAAAGCAACGTTACCGTATGGGACAGGCAGAATGATGAGCTGGTCCGGGCCGGGTTCAGATTGAATTACAGCTCCTCCGGGATCAGGTGTTTTGGGACGGACACCTACGGCGTTGGCTATGAAAGTAAACTCACGGTCAACGGCGAGGTGGGAAGCCTCCTCTCCAGGATCCTCACCAGGATGAGCGATTTCGTCATAAGCGTTCCCGTTCTCAAGGATCACATTCTCTGCGGTTACACGGGGACGATGAAAAACTTTTTCGGGGCGATCCACAACCCGAACAAGTATCATATGAACGGCTGCACCCCCTACATACTGGACCTCTTCAGTGCCCCGGTGGTCAAAAACAGGGTTGTCCTCTCAATCCTGGATGGAACTTTCGTCCAGTGCAACGGCGGTCCCTCCTTCAACGCCAGGTGGAGGGAGGAGGGCCGTGTTCTGTATGTAGCCGAGGATCCCGTTTCGCTCGACCAAGCCGGCTACGAGAAACTCGAAGAGCTCCGCAGGTCGAGAGGGCTTCCCTCCCTGCGGGAAGAGAAACGGTTTCCCCAGTACATATTCGATGCCGCCCTTCCGCCGTATGAACTCGGAGTGGCCGGTGAAGGTGTGGAAACCGTGAGGGAGGTGGTGGGATTGTGA
- a CDS encoding response regulator has translation MLVADDEKVIRELVSERLRIEGYTVEEAENGERALTMLSSGTFDLLLTDLNMPALNGPQLLGKARENRNLATVIMSGKGDIETAVDAMKLGASDYIFKPVNFRILMHTIESLKNVFPIIMHHHERYDGKGYPSGLRGGTIPLEARVLAIADTCDATTSSRAYRSALLPERALAEKSNCSGSQFDPDLVRVFIDIHPRLELPPPASLFPSDLPYREVQVDQGKEQWNGCEGHERPRKYR, from the coding sequence ATTCTCGTCGCAGATGACGAGAAGGTGATAAGGGAGCTTGTAAGCGAGAGGCTAAGAATCGAGGGATATACGGTGGAGGAGGCGGAAAACGGTGAGAGGGCTCTTACGATGCTCAGTTCCGGCACCTTCGATCTCCTTCTGACCGATCTGAACATGCCTGCCCTGAACGGTCCCCAGCTCCTCGGAAAGGCCAGGGAAAACCGTAACCTCGCCACGGTGATCATGTCCGGCAAGGGTGACATTGAAACTGCTGTCGATGCGATGAAACTGGGCGCCTCGGATTATATTTTCAAACCGGTAAATTTCAGGATCCTCATGCACACCATCGAATCCCTGAAAAACGTGTTCCCCATCATAATGCATCATCATGAAAGGTATGACGGGAAGGGATATCCTTCCGGCCTGAGGGGAGGGACGATTCCCCTGGAAGCAAGAGTGCTCGCCATCGCCGATACCTGCGATGCAACGACCTCGAGCAGGGCATACCGGAGCGCTCTTTTGCCGGAAAGGGCTCTTGCGGAGAAAAGCAATTGCAGCGGCTCCCAGTTTGACCCTGACCTTGTCAGGGTATTTATTGATATCCATCCCCGCCTGGAGCTTCCCCCCCCCGCATCTCTCTTCCCCAGTGATCTACCGTATCGGGAAGTACAGGTAGATCAGGGAAAGGAGCAGTGGAATGGTTGCGAGGGACATGAGCGTCCCCGCAAGTATCGTTGA
- the amrS gene encoding AmmeMemoRadiSam system radical SAM enzyme: MKISRRQFFTACGTCAASLIVPRPESLRRMAAATGDAIAFSLSSDLSDREAKYYERKQGLEIECLLCPRKCLVGDRERGYCGVRENRAGKYMTLIHSRPCTVHVDPIEKKPFFHVYPASRAFSMATAGCNVNCKFCQNWEISQSRPEQTRNYRLSPEDIVRRAKESGCMTIAYTYSEPVVFYEYMYDCAVAGNEAGVDSIVVTAGYIQEKPLKELLSKVLAVKVDLKAFEEEYYKKIVRGELKPVLDGLVSIASSGTWLEIVYLVVPTLNDDPDLLKKMAVWIEKELGAHVPLHLSRFYPQYLLRDLPPTPVSTLRRLREVCIDAGLKYVYVGNVPGDPGEHTYCPRCGKRVISRLVYFIGENHVQNGKCAHCGEKIEGIFEKKA, translated from the coding sequence GTGAAAATATCGAGGAGACAGTTTTTCACCGCATGCGGGACCTGTGCCGCCTCTCTGATCGTCCCCCGCCCGGAGTCCTTAAGGAGGATGGCGGCAGCAACGGGCGACGCCATTGCCTTTTCCCTGTCTTCTGATCTATCGGATAGAGAGGCGAAATATTACGAAAGGAAACAGGGGCTCGAAATCGAGTGCCTTCTCTGTCCCCGGAAGTGTCTCGTCGGCGACAGGGAAAGGGGTTACTGCGGGGTGCGGGAAAACAGGGCGGGGAAATATATGACCCTCATCCATTCCCGGCCCTGTACCGTCCATGTCGACCCCATCGAGAAAAAGCCCTTCTTTCACGTCTACCCGGCAAGCAGGGCCTTTTCAATGGCCACAGCCGGGTGCAACGTCAACTGCAAGTTTTGCCAGAACTGGGAGATTTCCCAGTCAAGGCCCGAACAGACGCGAAACTATCGTCTCTCTCCGGAAGATATCGTAAGGAGGGCGAAGGAATCCGGCTGTATGACCATAGCGTATACCTACAGCGAACCCGTCGTGTTTTACGAGTACATGTACGACTGTGCCGTTGCCGGCAACGAGGCGGGAGTGGACAGCATTGTCGTAACGGCCGGATACATTCAGGAAAAACCGCTGAAGGAGCTCTTGTCAAAGGTCCTCGCGGTAAAGGTTGATCTGAAGGCCTTCGAAGAGGAGTATTACAAAAAGATAGTCCGTGGCGAGTTGAAGCCCGTTCTCGATGGGCTCGTAAGCATTGCCTCCTCGGGCACATGGCTGGAGATCGTCTATCTCGTGGTTCCCACCCTCAACGATGACCCCGATCTGTTAAAAAAAATGGCGGTCTGGATAGAAAAAGAGCTGGGGGCACATGTGCCTCTCCACCTTTCACGCTTCTATCCCCAGTACCTTTTGAGAGACCTACCACCCACGCCCGTGTCTACCCTGAGAAGGTTGAGGGAGGTATGCATCGATGCGGGCCTCAAGTATGTTTACGTGGGGAATGTCCCGGGAGATCCGGGAGAGCACACCTACTGCCCCCGGTGCGGGAAAAGGGTAATTTCCCGTCTGGTCTATTTCATTGGTGAAAATCACGTTCAGAATGGAAAGTGCGCCCACTGTGGTGAAAAAATCGAGGGTATATTCGAAAAGAAGGCATGA
- a CDS encoding cupin domain-containing protein yields the protein MSIQSIDVGKRIKSIRKRKGLTLQELSDKSGMSATAISAIERNVSSPTVSTLVNIARALGESLSSLLGEEEKEYIFTKSENRETIATEIRNVEFKSLGSGLPNQKFHPMISILQPGAGSGADYANHGGEDFFLVLRGAIEIDMDGKIFRLEEGDSIYFRSTMPHRWKNPTEGETHLLIVSSR from the coding sequence ATGAGCATCCAATCCATCGATGTAGGAAAAAGAATCAAGAGCATAAGAAAGCGCAAGGGATTAACCCTACAGGAACTATCGGATAAGAGTGGTATGAGCGCAACGGCAATAAGCGCAATCGAAAGAAACGTATCTTCCCCGACAGTTTCAACCCTCGTGAACATCGCACGGGCCCTGGGTGAATCGCTGAGTTCTCTTCTCGGTGAGGAAGAAAAGGAATATATATTCACAAAGAGTGAAAACCGCGAAACGATCGCGACGGAAATCAGGAACGTTGAGTTCAAGAGCCTCGGAAGTGGGCTGCCGAACCAGAAATTTCATCCCATGATTAGCATATTGCAACCCGGGGCAGGTAGTGGCGCCGATTATGCAAATCACGGCGGGGAGGATTTCTTCCTCGTTCTTCGGGGGGCAATCGAGATCGATATGGACGGGAAAATCTTCCGCCTCGAAGAGGGGGACAGCATCTACTTCAGGAGTACCATGCCCCACAGGTGGAAAAATCCAACCGAAGGGGAGACACACCTGCTGATCGTTTCTTCAAGGTAA
- the ychF gene encoding redox-regulated ATPase YchF yields the protein MKIGIFGGPLSGKSTLLGALVAGFGYEMDDTRARKSPFVVSVPDERVDYLEKICKPKKKVYQTVTLLEIQPGSESLIDGQNVSSLRGCDVLLLLIPLFLSKTPDELSPSEGVLESCREIETDLCLADYLVIQKRLERLLKEGKKSRERELMQDLAANLESGRPVRDMELREDEKKMVSGFSLLSEIPIIAVVNAGEDDLENESLKREVEKIERRGVDAVLVCAKLEEEIMCLDPDDREMFMREVGIEGVMGHGIVKSAYRLLNLITFLTVNPNEVRSWSIVRGASAREAAGRIHSDMERGFIRAEVIPFKEFVQFNDMARAKAAGRVRVEGKDYIVEDGDIVTVRFNV from the coding sequence GCCCTCGTTGCCGGGTTCGGCTATGAGATGGACGACACGAGGGCGAGAAAGAGCCCTTTCGTGGTAAGCGTTCCCGATGAGCGGGTCGACTATCTCGAGAAAATATGCAAACCCAAAAAAAAAGTTTACCAGACAGTGACGCTCCTGGAGATCCAACCGGGAAGCGAGTCCCTGATAGACGGCCAGAACGTTTCTTCCCTTCGCGGTTGTGATGTTTTGCTTCTCCTCATACCTCTTTTTCTCTCCAAGACCCCCGATGAGCTATCCCCTTCTGAAGGTGTCCTCGAATCTTGTCGTGAGATAGAAACGGACCTATGTCTTGCAGATTACCTGGTGATCCAGAAGAGGCTCGAGCGCCTCCTGAAAGAGGGCAAAAAAAGCCGCGAACGGGAGCTCATGCAGGACCTTGCCGCAAACCTCGAATCGGGCAGGCCAGTGAGGGATATGGAACTCAGGGAGGATGAAAAAAAGATGGTCTCGGGCTTCAGTTTATTGAGTGAAATTCCAATCATAGCCGTTGTCAACGCGGGCGAAGATGACCTGGAGAATGAATCTTTGAAAAGAGAAGTGGAAAAAATAGAGAGGCGTGGAGTCGACGCCGTCCTTGTCTGCGCGAAGCTCGAGGAGGAGATTATGTGCCTGGATCCCGATGACAGGGAGATGTTCATGCGTGAAGTCGGTATCGAGGGGGTCATGGGGCACGGCATCGTAAAAAGCGCCTACCGCCTTCTCAACCTGATAACCTTCCTGACGGTAAACCCCAACGAAGTGAGGTCATGGAGTATTGTGAGGGGGGCTTCTGCGCGTGAGGCCGCGGGCAGGATCCACAGCGATATGGAGCGTGGATTCATCAGGGCCGAGGTGATACCTTTTAAGGAATTCGTTCAGTTTAACGATATGGCCCGGGCAAAGGCAGCCGGCAGGGTTCGGGTCGAGGGGAAGGACTATATCGTGGAGGATGGCGATATCGTCACGGTAAGGTTCAACGTATAA